A single genomic interval of Rhododendron vialii isolate Sample 1 chromosome 3a, ASM3025357v1 harbors:
- the LOC131319763 gene encoding rust resistance kinase Lr10-like: MYWFHRQKKIKREDHLKIERFLEDYKALKPARYSYADIKKITNQFKDKVGQGGYGTVYRGQLSNDVHVAVKILNNTKGNGEEFINEVGIIGTIHHINVVHLVGYCADGFRRALIYEFLPNDSLEKFTISDRDKHLLGWKKLLEIAMGIAKGIEYLHQGCDQQILHFDIKPHNILFDENLNPKITDFGLAKLCSKEQSVVSMTTARGTIGYIAPEVFSRNFGNVSCKSDIYSFGMLLLEMVGGKKNFDVMVNSTNQIYFPEWIYNRLDSGEELRIRIQDEGDAKIAKKLAIVGLWCIQWYPVDRPSIYVVIQMLEGDGDTLIKPPNPFVSANPPRVTGQASRRPHNNELETLVECERERYIVSICCIVEPK; encoded by the coding sequence ATGTATTGGTTCCatagacaaaagaaaataaagagagaggaTCATCTAAAGATTGAGAGGTTCTTGGAGGATTATAAAGCTTTGAAGCCAGCAAGATACTCTTATGCCGATATCAAGAAAATTACAAATCAATTTAAGGACAAAGTAGGCCAAGGAGGATATGGAACAGTTTATAGGGGACAACTTTCCAATGATGTTCACGTCGCTGTTAAGATACTCAATAATACTAAGGGAAATGGCGAAGAGTTCATTAACGAAGTGGGAATAATTGGTACAATCCACCACATCAATGTGGTTCACTTAGTTGGATATTGTGCTGATGGATTTAGAAGAGCTCTTATATACGAGTTCTTACCAAATGATTCCCTAGAAAAGTTTACAATATCTGATCGCGACAAGCATTTACTTGGTTGGAAAAAGCTTCTAGAAATTGCTATGGGTATAGCTAAAGGTATTGAGTATCTTCACCAAGGGTGTGATCAACAAATCCTTCATTTCGACATTAAACCACATAACATTTTGTTTGACGAGAACTTGAATCCGAAGATAACGGATTTTGGTCTAGCAAAGTTGTGTTCAAAGGAACAAAGTGTTGTATCCATGACTACTGCTCGCGGTACCATTGGCTATATTGCACCGGAAGTGTTCTCAAGGAACTTTGGGAATGTATCATGCAAATCAGATATTTATAGTTTCGGAATGTTGTTGCTTGAAATGGTAGGAGGGAAGAAGAATTTTGATGTTATGGTCAATAGCACCAACCAAATTTACTTTCCTGAATGGATTTACAATCGTTTGGATAGTGGAGAAGAGCTAAGAATCCGTATTCAAGATGAAGGAGATGCCAAGATTGCAAAGAAGTTAGCAATTGTGGGACTTTGGTGCATTCAATGGTATCCAGTTGATAGGCCTTCAATATATGTTGTGATTCAAATGCTGGAAGGAGACGGAGACACTCTAATCAAGCCTCCCAATCCATTTGTCTCCGCAAATCCACCAAGGGTCACAGGACAAGCTAGCAGAAGGCCTCATAACAACGAGTTGGAAACTCTTGTTGAGTGTGAGCGAGAAAGATATATAGTCTCTATCTGTTGTATCGTTGAGCCTAAGTAG
- the LOC131321326 gene encoding RING-H2 finger protein ATL22 — translation MSIFFFVLFFLLHLSTAQDDCAPKTCSKHGPTIRFPFRIKDSQPPHCGYPGFDLSCSPTISATLLNLPNSVQVLVTRIDYESQSIRIKDPNKCLPQQLQKLSLSTTPFQFADSEYNFSLFSCPSTRPVESFEGPWWSTRAACLSGDGHEVYVKSSGMSIYFPPRLISCRKMYNVWSVPYEVFDQTADLQLTWPQRVCGKCEAEGMFCGFMSNSTSDEFECFNPPRKGTLFL, via the coding sequence atgtccatcttcttctttgttctcttctttctcctaCACCTATCCACGGCCCAAGACGATTGCGCTCCAAAAACATGCTCCAAACACGGTCCAACGATCCGCTTCCCTTTCCGCATCAAGGACAGCCAACCACCTCACTGCGGCTATCCCGGGTTCGACCTCTCTTGCTCTCCAACCATCTCCGCCACTCTCCTGAACCTCCCCAATTCCGTCCAAGTTCTAGTCACCCGTATCGACTACGAATCCCAATCGATTCGCATCAAAGACCCAAATAAATGCCTCCCGCAACAGCTTCAAAAGCTCAGTCTGTCCACCACCCCCTTTCAATTTGCAGATTCCGAGTACAACTTTAGTTTATTCAGTTGCCCTTCAACGAGACCAGTTGAGTCTTTTGAAGGACCGTGGTGGTCGACTCGGGCCGCTTGCCTCAGTGGCGATGGCCATGAAGTTTACGTCAAGTCTAGTGGCATGAGTATCTATTTTCCACCCCGGCTGATATCTTGCAGAAAGATGTATAATGTTTGGTCGGTTCCCTATGAGGTTTTTGATCAAACAGCTGATCTGCAGTTGACTTGGCCCCAACGGGTTTGTGGGAAATGTGAGGCTGAAGGAATGTTTTGTGGGTTTATGAGTAACAGCACCAGTGATGAATTTGAATGCTTCAATCCACCTAGAAAAGGTACCCTTTTTCTCtag